The proteins below come from a single Pseudochaenichthys georgianus chromosome 14, fPseGeo1.2, whole genome shotgun sequence genomic window:
- the pigw gene encoding phosphatidylinositol-glycan biosynthesis class W protein, with amino-acid sequence MSQKDLKEAFISNLNGTSLQEVALGSFLAPLCLINRGLILTIYYQANKTLPLPLPLISHLILDFCLLILPLVLSCTVLSSVLHQVILGLTVVSAFVLWYIHHVSIQSAQRTVSTFLKSHVQFKQVPFVTIFRVFVNVKTAISILAVDFSVFPRRYAKAETYGTGVMDFGVGAYVFANALVCPEARGKNISGSKMNHIAKQLMSVWPLVVLGMGRLLSLKMSGYQEHVTEYGVHWNFFFTLAIVRVVASVLLAILPVNKSWLVALLIIGCYQFTLETSSLKAFIIHNNDREKDFLHANKEGIFSVLGYVAIYMAGVQVGLYVMQPRSNVRQWLQTIFNLFLGSVVLYTALYACLTFVEPVSRRLANLPFFLWSVAQSLFFMSCLGTADMVLLLSKRSSGCHLMPTSWNLYKKQSDSDKKTDEIERHCIVQAVSRNQLLFFLLANVMTGLTNYIVDTLSCSSSFSVCVLLSYMFVNCSVIQVLHFFGITLKFW; translated from the coding sequence ATGTCTCAGAAGGACCTGAAGGAAGCGTTTATCAGTAACCTCAATGGGACCAGTCTGCAGGAGGTGGCCCTGGGCTCTTTTCTGGCCCCACTATGTCTCATTAACAGAGGACTGATTTTGACTATCTACTATCAGGCCAATAAGACTCTTCCTCTGCCACTTCCATTGATTTCTCACCTGATTCTAGACTTCTGTTTGCTTATCCTTCCCCTCGTCCTGTCGTGCACCGTGCTGAGCAGCGTTCTCCACCAGGTCATCTTGGGCCTTACCGTTGTTTCAGCCTTTGTATTATGGTACATCCACCATGTCAGTATTCAATCTGCTCAGAGAACTGTCAGTACCTTCCTCAAGAGCCACGTTCAATTCAAACAGGTTCCCTTTGTGACCATCTTTCGAGTGTTTGTGAATGTGAAAACAGCCATCAGCATTCTTGCCGTAGACTTCAGTGTCTTTCCAAGGCGATATGCTAAAGCTGAAACCTATGGGACAGGTGTTATGGACTTTGGTGTTGGAGCGTATGTCTTTGCAAATGCCCTTGTGTGTCCAGAGGCACGGGGGAAGAACATCTCAGGATCCAAGATGAATCACATCGCTAAGCAGCTCATGTCTGTGTGGCCCCTGGTTGTCCTTGGCATGGGAAGGCTTCTGAGCCTCAAGATGTCCGGCTACCAGGAGCATGTGACAGAATATGGCGTTCACTGGAACTTTTTCTTCACACTAGCTATTGTCAGAGTTGTGGCTTCTGTGCTTTTGGCCATTTTACCAGTCAATAAATCATGGCTCGTTGCCCTTCTGATCATCGGATGTTATCAATTCACTCTGGAGACATCTAGCCTAAAGGCTTTCATTATCCACAACAATGACAGAGAAAAGGACTTTCTCCATGCTAACAAGGAGGGCATATTCTCTGTCCTGGGTTACGTAGCCATCTATATGGCAGGGGTTCAGGTTGGACTCTATGTAATGCAACCCAGATCCAATGTTAGACAGTGGCTCCAAACCATTTTTAACCTGTTCTTGGGAAGTGTGGTCCTGTACACTGCTTTGTACGCATGTCTGACATTCGTTGAGCCAGTGTCTCGCCGCCTAGCTAATCTACCTTTCTTCCTGTGGAGTGTGGCTCAGTCTTTGTTTTTTATGTCCTGTCTTGGTACAGCTGATATGGTTTTACTGCTTTCCAAAAGATCATCAGGCTGTCACTTGATGCCCACATCATGGAATTTGTATAAAAAACAATCAGACTCTGATAAAAAGACAGACGAGATAGAAAGACACTGTATTGTTCAAGCCGTCAGCAGGAATCAGCTGTTATTTTTCTTGCTCGCAAATGTCATGACAGGCTTAACCAACTACATAGTGGACACACTCAGTTGCAGTAGCTCATtttcagtgtgtgttttgctttcTTACATGTTCGTTAATTGCTCTGTAATACAGGTTTTACATTTCTTTGGAATAACTTTAAAATTCTGGTAA
- the ggnbp2 gene encoding LOW QUALITY PROTEIN: gametogenetin-binding protein 2 (The sequence of the model RefSeq protein was modified relative to this genomic sequence to represent the inferred CDS: inserted 1 base in 1 codon) produces MARLVAVCREGEEDYPFLARQIPLYIDDSLTMVMEFSDSVMDVDSQEINTSHWKQFSQDHSKLKQEDLNSALMVNSREVYSALSQLVPCVGCRRSVEHLFSHLVESGNPALEPLTVKPTGMLSVTKACLADVKKLYTLFYVHGSKLNDMIDAIPKSKKNKRCQLHSLETHKPKPLGGSWMDVWELMSQECRDEVVLIDSACLLETLETYLRKHRFCTDCKNKVLRAYNILVGELDCTKEKGYCAALYEGLCCCPHERHIHVCCETDFIAHLLGRAEPEFSGSYERRERHAKTIDVAQEEVLTCLGIHLYERLHRIWQKLRAEEQTWQILFHLGIDALRKHFEMAVEKMQGISRLEQFVEELSEEERAKELKQEKKRLKRKNRRKNKCGFEISEQEGEDKEKTLDEGSLEAVEDACKVCGSHNEEEETGCDQSVAANGSTSCLCPDNTKQYVAPHSNGSDCGYSSSMEGSETGSRVGSDIACSEGICNHDEAGDESNAHHCAKEKEEDGMDSCVDCWPHSVENPQCKSKKKKRKGKGLCNDQGQKGDGSLSEEITGHSQPTSHTCRTKEIFXSLCGGPFSSLALQLPWAIHHNNLRHEARHPEANTSLMELLDNSEVASDEENCLTQDEIKAFFERNKSFYNNRDRYRQLLKEKFTNYCRATERTKPVCGKWFTTTSVN; encoded by the exons ATGGCCCGTTTGGTAGCAGTTTGCAGGGAAGGAGAGGAGGACTACCCATTTCTCGCCAGACAGATTCCTCTGTATATCGATGATTCTCTTACG ATGGTGATGGAATTTTCTGATAGTGTCATGGATGTTGACAGCCAAGAAATAAACACGTCTCATTGGAAACAATTTTCTCAG GATCACTCCAAGTTGAAGCAAGAGGACTTGAATAGTGCCTTGATGGTGAATTCCAGAGAGGTGTACAGTGCATTATCTCAGCTGGTGCCATGTGTGGGCTGCAGACGAAGTGTGGAGCACCTTTTCTCACATTTAGTGGAATCTGGGAACCCAGCCCTGGAGCCCCTCACAGTGAAACCCACAGGCATGCTCTCTGTCACCAAAGCATGTTTAGCAGACGTAAAGAAGCTGTACACCCTCTTCTACGTCCACGG gTCAAAGTTGAATGACATGATTGATGCCATTCCAAAAAGTAAAAAGAACAAACGCTGCCAGTTGCACTCCTTAGAAACACACAAACCTAAACCTTTGGG GGGAAGCTGGATGGATGTGTGGGAGCTGATGTCTCAGGAGTGCAGGGATGAGGTGGTCCTCATTGATAGTGCTTGCCTCTTAGAGACACTGGAGACATACTTGCGTAAACACAG GTTCTGCACTGACTGTAAGAACAAAGTGCTGAGGGCCTACAACATCCTGGTCGGGGAGTTGGACTGCACTAAAGAGAAGGGGTATTGCGCCGCCTTGTACGAGGGACTATGCTGTTGCCCCCACGAACGCCACATCCACGTGTGCTGCGAGACCGACTTCATCGCTCACCTCCTCGGCCGGGCTGAGCCTGAGTTCTCGGGAAGCTACGA ACGCAGAGAAAGACATGCCAAGACTATTGACGTTGCACAAGAAGAAGTCCTGACCTGTCTGGGTATTCACCTGTATGAGCGGCTGCACAGGATCTGGCAGAAACTAAGAGCAGAGGAGCAGACTTGGCAGATATTGTTCCATTTGGGGATTGATGCACTCCGTAAACATTTTGAG ATGGCTGTGGAGAAGATGCAGGGGATCAGTCGGCTGGAGCAGTTTGTGGAGGAGCTGTCAGAGGAGGAGAGGGCCAAAGAGCTGAAGCAGGAGAAGAAGAGGCTAAAGCGGAAAAATCGGCGCAAAAATAAGTGTGGCTTTGAGATCTCTGAGCAGGAGGGAGAGGACAAGGAGAAAACTCTGGATGAG GGTTCACTCGAGGCCGTTGAGGATGCTTGCAAAGTCTGTGGTAGCCacaatgaggaggaggagaccgGATGTGATCAGAGTGTGGCTGCCAATGGAAGCACTTCCTGTCTTTGCCCAGACAACACAAAACAGT ATGTGGCTCCTCACAGCAATGGTAGTGACTGCGGCTACTCCTCCAGTATGGAGGGCAGTGAGACAGGATCGCGAGTGGGTTCTGATATTGCCTGCTCTGAGGGAATATGCAACCATGACGAAGCAG GAGATGAATCAAATGCTCACCACTGTGCTAAAGAAAAGGAGGAGGATGGAATGGACAGCTGTGTGGACTGCTGGCCACACTCAGTGGAAAACCCTCAATGCAAGAGTAAAAAGAAGAAAAGGAAGGGCAAGGGTTTATGCAATGACCAG GGACAAAAAGGTGACGGTTCTTTGTCAGAAGAGATCACAGGCCACAGTCAACCAACATCACACACTTGCCGTACCAAAGAAATCT CCTCCTTATGTGGCGGCCCATTTTCCAGCCTTGCACTACAGTTACCGTGGGCAATACATCACAATAACCTCAGGCACGAAGCAAGGCATCCAGAGGCAAACACAAGTCTCATGGAACTTCTG GATAATTCAGAAGTGGCTTCAGATGAAGAGAATTGTCTGACACAGGATGAAATCAAGGCATTTTTTGAAAGAAACAAGTCCTTCTACAACAACCGCGACCGTTACCGACAGCTCCTGAAAGAGAAGTTCACCAACTACTGCCGCGCCACTGAGAGGACCAAGCCAGTCTGTGGGAAGTggttcaccaccaccagtgtcaacTAA